One Lachnospiraceae bacterium C1.1 genomic region harbors:
- a CDS encoding helix-turn-helix transcriptional regulator → MKKLNRNNGVIDVTTVGGRIKKLRTDAGFTQEELAIKLHLEGKSAISNYENNSRGVSAEMLTQLSRLFHVSADYILNGDSPDNLDPIVNEAIEILNNLKTDKAKKSALEMLRQIQILED, encoded by the coding sequence ATGAAGAAATTAAACAGAAACAACGGAGTAATTGATGTAACTACAGTTGGGGGAAGAATTAAGAAACTAAGAACAGATGCAGGATTTACTCAAGAGGAGCTTGCCATAAAGCTTCATTTAGAAGGTAAGTCTGCTATTTCCAATTATGAGAACAACAGCAGAGGTGTTTCAGCGGAGATGCTTACACAGCTCAGTCGCCTGTTTCATGTATCTGCTGATTATATATTAAACGGTGATTCACCGGATAATCTTGATCCTATTGTGAATGAAGCAATAGAGATTCTAAACAATCTGAAGACTGACAAAGCAAAGAAGTCTGCACTTGAAATGCTAAGACAGATTCAGATTCTTGAGGACTAA
- the lexA gene encoding transcriptional repressor LexA — MRHKSTELMGTIKAFVEEYYKNYRHSPSTTEIANAVGIARGTAYKYLLAMSDNGMIRYDGQQISTEQTEKVQTEFTSVAILGAVSCGVPTLEEEYAEEYVSLPVSMFGNGTFFLLRANGESMIDAGISPGDLVLVRKQSEATDGDIVVALVGNENTLKRYFVDKENQKIRLHPENKTMKDIIVSDCEIQGVAVKVIKDLA, encoded by the coding sequence ATGAGACATAAATCTACAGAGCTTATGGGTACTATTAAGGCATTTGTAGAGGAATACTACAAAAATTATCGCCACTCACCGTCTACAACAGAGATTGCCAATGCGGTCGGTATTGCTAGAGGAACTGCATATAAGTATCTGTTAGCCATGAGTGACAATGGCATGATCAGATATGATGGCCAGCAGATTTCTACTGAGCAGACCGAGAAGGTTCAGACAGAGTTTACAAGCGTAGCAATTCTAGGTGCTGTTTCCTGCGGCGTTCCCACACTGGAGGAAGAGTACGCTGAAGAATATGTGTCATTGCCTGTTTCTATGTTTGGCAACGGAACTTTTTTCTTACTAAGAGCCAACGGCGAGTCCATGATTGATGCTGGAATCTCTCCCGGAGATCTGGTACTTGTCAGAAAGCAATCAGAAGCCACGGATGGCGATATTGTTGTTGCACTTGTAGGGAATGAGAACACGCTGAAGCGCTATTTTGTAGACAAAGAGAATCAGAAGATCAGACTTCATCCTGAGAATAAGACCATGAAGGACATTATTGTTTCAGATTGTGAGATTCAGGGTGTAGCTGTTAAGGTCATTAAAGACCTCGCGTAA
- a CDS encoding IS66 family transposase, whose translation MSVRYTEEQLNNFDKATLIQLFLTLQDQLESIDNKMQLMLEQMADMNRHRFGRSSEKSDIANQISFTLENGEIIFNEAEAIAEEFYEDEEPEVVTTTRKKPKGKKEEDIKGLPVEQISHEMSEEELESFFGDESWKRLPDEVYKRYKYTPASVSVEEHHVAVYSGAKSERMVKANHPKQLLRNSLASASTVAGICNAKYVNAMPLYRIEAEYNRAGINISRQTMANWVIQCANRYLAVIYDYLHQRLYDYHVIQADETPCLVNKDGRDAGSKSYMWVYRTGKMYQDKPIVIYDYQKTRKSDHPREFLKDFQGVCVTDGYQVYHTIESEREDLTIAGCWAHARRRFDEALKAASKDKQKSCTANKALKMIQAIYREEKKLADLSSEERLEHRQLTVKPLVEAYFAWTRKMEPNVLRGSKTYKGIQYSLNQEKYLKVFLEDGEVPMDNNAAEQSIRGFCIGKKNWVMIDTIAGAKSSAIAYSIAETAKANHLKPYEYFKYLLTVIPEHMDDTDRSFLEKLLPWSKDLPDECRKVTK comes from the coding sequence ATGTCAGTAAGATACACAGAAGAACAACTGAATAATTTCGACAAGGCGACGCTCATACAGCTGTTTTTAACACTGCAGGATCAGTTGGAATCAATTGATAACAAGATGCAACTGATGTTGGAGCAGATGGCTGATATGAATCGACATCGGTTTGGTCGTTCATCTGAGAAATCGGATATCGCGAACCAGATTTCCTTTACGCTTGAGAATGGTGAAATCATCTTCAATGAGGCCGAAGCGATTGCTGAGGAGTTCTACGAGGATGAAGAACCGGAAGTGGTTACTACTACCCGCAAGAAGCCCAAAGGAAAAAAGGAAGAAGATATCAAAGGCTTACCTGTGGAACAAATCTCTCACGAGATGTCGGAAGAAGAATTAGAATCCTTCTTCGGAGATGAGTCCTGGAAGCGACTTCCTGATGAAGTTTATAAGCGCTATAAATATACACCGGCATCCGTTTCTGTTGAGGAGCATCATGTAGCTGTATACTCCGGAGCGAAATCAGAACGAATGGTAAAAGCAAACCATCCGAAGCAACTGCTTCGTAATAGTTTAGCATCTGCAAGTACGGTAGCCGGAATCTGTAACGCAAAGTACGTAAATGCCATGCCTTTATATCGGATTGAGGCCGAATATAATCGCGCAGGCATTAACATTTCAAGACAGACCATGGCGAACTGGGTTATCCAGTGCGCAAACCGATATCTGGCAGTAATCTATGATTATCTGCATCAGCGCCTCTATGATTACCATGTCATACAGGCGGATGAGACACCATGTCTCGTAAATAAGGACGGACGAGATGCTGGTTCTAAGAGTTACATGTGGGTTTATCGCACTGGTAAGATGTACCAGGACAAACCGATTGTAATCTATGATTACCAGAAGACTCGTAAGTCTGACCATCCGAGAGAATTCCTCAAGGATTTCCAAGGTGTTTGTGTTACCGATGGTTATCAAGTCTATCACACGATTGAAAGTGAACGTGAAGACCTTACCATTGCAGGATGTTGGGCACATGCGAGACGTCGCTTTGACGAAGCGTTAAAGGCTGCGTCGAAAGACAAACAAAAGTCCTGCACCGCGAATAAGGCTCTGAAAATGATTCAGGCCATCTATCGCGAGGAAAAGAAGCTGGCTGACCTCTCTTCAGAGGAACGTTTAGAACATCGCCAACTTACGGTTAAGCCTCTTGTTGAGGCCTACTTTGCGTGGACTCGAAAGATGGAGCCGAACGTATTGCGTGGAAGCAAAACATACAAAGGTATTCAGTACTCATTAAATCAAGAAAAGTACCTCAAGGTCTTTCTTGAAGATGGCGAAGTTCCAATGGATAACAACGCAGCAGAGCAATCAATCCGCGGCTTCTGTATTGGGAAGAAGAACTGGGTGATGATTGATACCATCGCCGGCGCCAAATCCAGCGCGATTGCTTACAGCATTGCTGAAACTGCAAAAGCAAACCACTTAAAGCCATATGAGTACTTTAAGTATCTGCTGACAGTCATCCCAGAGCATATGGATGATACGGATCGAAGCTTTCTTGAAAAACTTCTTCCGTGGTCTAAAGACCTTCCGGATGAGTGTCGTAAAGTAACAAAGTAA
- the tnpB gene encoding IS66 family insertion sequence element accessory protein TnpB (TnpB, as the term is used for proteins encoded by IS66 family insertion elements, is considered an accessory protein, since TnpC, encoded by a neighboring gene, is a DDE family transposase.), whose product MLNDTTAFKKIYIATGYTDLRQGIDGLASYVKMQFQLDPFDKDTLFLFCGRKATKIKGLVWEGDGFLLLYKRLEVGSFAWPRTAKEALSITEEQYRNLMSGLSVVAKHPISELTEPKEIA is encoded by the coding sequence ATGCTAAATGATACGACTGCCTTTAAGAAGATTTACATAGCTACTGGATACACTGACTTGCGTCAAGGTATCGATGGACTTGCATCCTACGTTAAGATGCAATTCCAACTAGATCCTTTTGATAAAGATACTTTATTTCTTTTTTGCGGACGCAAGGCTACCAAAATCAAAGGGCTTGTCTGGGAAGGAGATGGGTTCCTCCTTCTATACAAGCGATTAGAGGTTGGATCTTTTGCATGGCCAAGAACTGCAAAGGAAGCCCTTAGCATTACGGAAGAACAATACCGAAATCTAATGAGCGGCTTATCCGTAGTTGCAAAGCATCCGATTTCTGAACTTACTGAGCCCAAAGAAATCGCATAG
- a CDS encoding helix-turn-helix transcriptional regulator: protein MGYIENANDFIKDKIKETNITQKEIAEKILGTNQPNFSSALNQKKGRRFTIEQYIALADYFGVSLDELFGRKTASSQISARSIGSWIIELFKSKRAIFKTIELNETDTDKRYDSYPTSTEYQALLFPNFDNNSARYQSFYFDKMVNGDSAYYDNSDHDNIAINAFIKKYLDIENFNSEKGMPEEAYNIVISTYLNELNSAPYCAPQKFREKFVPADEDLF from the coding sequence ATGGGGTATATTGAAAACGCTAACGATTTCATTAAGGATAAAATAAAAGAAACCAACATTACACAAAAAGAAATAGCAGAAAAAATTCTCGGAACTAATCAGCCTAATTTCAGCTCGGCTCTTAATCAGAAAAAAGGTCGTCGCTTTACAATTGAACAGTATATCGCATTAGCTGATTACTTTGGAGTTTCACTCGATGAGTTATTCGGACGTAAAACTGCTTCATCTCAAATTAGTGCTAGGAGCATCGGCTCTTGGATTATTGAATTATTCAAATCTAAAAGAGCAATTTTTAAAACCATAGAACTCAATGAAACAGATACAGATAAGCGCTATGATAGCTATCCAACCTCTACAGAATATCAAGCGCTGCTATTTCCAAACTTTGATAATAATAGTGCTAGGTATCAATCATTTTATTTTGATAAAATGGTTAACGGCGATTCTGCATACTATGACAATAGCGATCATGATAATATTGCAATCAACGCTTTCATTAAAAAATACTTGGATATCGAGAACTTCAATTCAGAAAAAGGTATGCCGGAAGAAGCTTATAATATAGTAATAAGTACGTACCTTAATGAATTAAACTCAGCTCCTTATTGCGCGCCTCAAAAATTTAGAGAAAAATTTGTGCCTGCAGATGAGGATTTATTTTAA